In a single window of the Papaver somniferum cultivar HN1 chromosome 8, ASM357369v1, whole genome shotgun sequence genome:
- the LOC113304862 gene encoding histone H4, translating to MSGRGKGGKGLGKGGAKRHRKVLRDNIQGITKPAIRRLARRGGVKRISGLIYEETRGVLKIFLENVIRDAVTYTEHARRKTVTAMDVVYALKRQGRTLYGFGG from the coding sequence atgtcagGAAGAGGAAAAGGAGGAAAGGGTTTGGGAAAAGGAGGAGCAAAGAGACACAGGAAGGTGTTGAGAGACAACATCCAGGGAATCACTAAACCAGCCATCAGAAGATTGGCAAGAAGAGGTGGTGTCAAACGTATCAGTGGTTTGATTTATGAAGAGACTCGTGGTGTTCTCAAGATCTTCTTGGAGAATGTGATCCGTGATGCTGTTACCTACACTGAACATGCTAGGAGGAAGACTGTCACTGCTATGGATGTTGTCTATGCTCTCAAGAGACAAGGAAGAACCCTCTATGGATTTGGGGGTTAG